From Gammaproteobacteria bacterium, a single genomic window includes:
- the waaC gene encoding lipopolysaccharide heptosyltransferase I has product MKRVLVVKTSSLGDVIHTLPAITDASRQLPGLRFDWLVEESLAEIPAWHPAIHEVIPVALRRWRGSPLKTWRSGEWTTFRNRLRQYDYDCIIDAQGLIKSAVLTRLAKGRRCGLAAKAAREPLAAWAYDEKHVIARGQHAIDRVRQLFAACLDYNVPATGPDYGIDRQRVMPGQAVTGTAPYLVFLHGTAWTTKLWPETYWQTLIRLATAAGYRVYLPWGNDSEYDRAWALARTSDKVTVCDAMNLVQLAQLIAGSNGVAAVDTGLGHMTAALSVPAVTVYGPTRPGLTGTRGNHQRHLESVYHCAPCLKRKCKQPALQAAWPPCFAELDPDRVWQLLLEEMESRN; this is encoded by the coding sequence ATGAAACGTGTACTTGTGGTCAAAACCTCATCTCTTGGTGATGTTATTCATACTTTGCCGGCGATAACTGATGCCAGTCGGCAGTTGCCCGGGCTGCGTTTTGACTGGCTGGTGGAAGAATCGCTGGCTGAAATACCGGCCTGGCATCCGGCTATCCATGAGGTCATACCGGTGGCGTTGCGTCGTTGGCGCGGGAGCCCGCTGAAAACCTGGCGGTCCGGTGAATGGACCACATTCAGAAACAGGCTGCGCCAGTACGACTATGATTGCATTATTGATGCCCAGGGACTGATCAAAAGTGCCGTACTGACCCGCCTGGCTAAAGGTCGGCGCTGTGGGTTGGCGGCAAAGGCCGCGCGTGAACCGCTGGCCGCCTGGGCGTATGATGAAAAGCATGTCATTGCCCGGGGTCAGCACGCCATTGACCGGGTACGGCAGCTGTTCGCTGCCTGTCTTGACTATAATGTTCCGGCCACTGGGCCGGATTACGGTATAGACCGGCAGCGTGTTATGCCCGGACAAGCTGTTACTGGAACCGCGCCCTACCTGGTATTTCTGCACGGTACCGCGTGGACGACCAAGTTGTGGCCGGAAACCTACTGGCAGACATTGATTCGACTGGCAACAGCTGCCGGTTACAGGGTGTACCTGCCCTGGGGCAATGATTCTGAATATGATCGCGCCTGGGCGCTGGCCAGGACAAGTGACAAGGTAACGGTATGTGATGCGATGAACCTTGTGCAGTTGGCACAACTGATCGCCGGCAGCAATGGTGTCGCCGCTGTCGATACCGGTCTTGGACATATGACTGCTGCGCTGTCGGTACCGGCGGTAACGGTATACGGGCCAACCCGCCCGGGCCTGACCGGTACGCGCGGCAATCATCAACGACACCTGGAATCCGTGTATCACTGCGCGCCGTGCCTGAAGCGCAAGTGCAAACAGCCGGCACTGCAGGCCGCCTGGCCACCATGTTTTGCCGAGCTTGATCCTGACCGGGTCTGGCAGTTATTACTTGAAGAAATGGAGTCGCGCAACTGA
- the waaF gene encoding lipopolysaccharide heptosyltransferase II, with product MNNSTRILVVGPAWVGDMVMAQSMFRLIKMREPKATIDVVAPAWTKPLLARMPEVNEAIAMPLGHGQLQLGLRWNLGRQLRDRHYNRAIILPRSFKSAITPFAAKAALRTGYIGEMRWGLLNDARRLDKDALPRTVDRFNYLALEPGEELPEITPLPRLVTGVDEAEARLQALGSARPDSPVLGLCPGAEYGPAKRWPVEHFASVARSMRDRGWAVWLFGSGKDVDATRAIAELTGEGCLDLGGKTSLGEAIDLMAMCTAVVSNDSGLMHVAAATDRPLVAIYGSSDPGFTPPLNEKASILRLGLDCSPCFRRECPLGHTRCLTEITPEQVIGALQRRQV from the coding sequence GTGAACAACTCCACACGTATCCTGGTTGTGGGTCCGGCATGGGTCGGTGACATGGTCATGGCCCAGTCCATGTTCAGGTTAATCAAGATGCGCGAACCGAAAGCAACAATAGACGTGGTGGCGCCGGCCTGGACCAAACCGTTGCTGGCGCGTATGCCGGAAGTTAATGAAGCCATTGCAATGCCTTTGGGTCATGGACAGTTGCAACTGGGCTTGCGCTGGAACCTGGGTCGGCAGTTGCGCGACCGCCATTATAATCGTGCCATTATCCTGCCGCGTTCGTTCAAGTCCGCTATTACCCCCTTCGCTGCAAAAGCTGCGCTTCGTACCGGATATATCGGTGAAATGCGCTGGGGCCTTTTGAACGATGCCCGGCGCCTCGACAAGGATGCTTTGCCACGCACGGTGGATCGATTCAATTACCTGGCGCTTGAGCCCGGCGAGGAGTTGCCGGAAATTACGCCATTACCACGGCTTGTTACCGGTGTCGATGAAGCCGAGGCGCGCCTGCAAGCGCTGGGCAGTGCCCGTCCTGATTCGCCGGTGCTGGGTTTGTGCCCGGGCGCAGAGTACGGCCCGGCCAAGCGCTGGCCGGTGGAGCACTTTGCCAGTGTTGCCCGCAGCATGCGTGACCGCGGCTGGGCGGTCTGGTTGTTTGGTTCCGGCAAGGACGTGGATGCCACGCGCGCCATTGCCGAACTAACCGGCGAAGGCTGCCTGGATCTTGGTGGCAAGACCAGTCTTGGTGAAGCCATTGATCTTATGGCTATGTGCACTGCTGTTGTCAGTAATGATTCCGGGTTAATGCATGTGGCCGCAGCAACAGATCGGCCGCTGGTGGCCATATACGGTTCATCTGATCCCGGGTTTACGCCACCATTAAATGAGAAGGCCAGTATCCTGAGGCTGGGCCTGGATTGCAGTCCATGCTTCCGGCGCGAGTGCCCTCTTGGTCATACGCGTTGCTTGACCGAGATTACGCCGGAACAGGTCATCGGTGCCTTGCAGAGGCGCCAGGTCTGA
- the glnE gene encoding bifunctional [glutamate--ammonia ligase]-adenylyl-L-tyrosine phosphorylase/[glutamate--ammonia-ligase] adenylyltransferase, with amino-acid sequence MPISPPRSNPFSDDISDLVQQWQELVDNGLEIEPGDWQGSLERVWSCSDFAARLCLRIPQLLVDLHTSGDLYRPYDLHEFRQSLSGLANFDGTEPELKRELRLRRQREMLRIAWRDLAGWTDLQEVITTTSALADGLISAATTWVQSELTGKHGQPREQMTGEPAQFVVLAMGKLGGDELNFSSDIDLIFCYSDDGETEPTNDSQRQLSNHEYFVRLGQRLIQLLDDATADGFVFRVDMRLRPNGKSGPLAISFDAAENYYQSHGREWERYAMIKARSCLNNTAGEELLAILKPFVYRRYLDYGALEAIRSLKADINAELKRRNLENSIKLGAGGIREIEFIAQAFQLIRGGREPMLQQRRLLPVLQRLGTDNVLIPNAVEELQQAYVFLRNSEHRLQMYQDKQTHSLPDDEAGQHRLAYAMGFDSYEDYLKQLNLHRRRVHGHFSQVFTAPQEEESADDSHGMAAVWMNKLDEAPAMAMLEQQGFHEDPQSVLHMVNGFRNGHSYQAFSAAGRKRVDRLMPLLLNAAALAPHPEVTFSRLIRLLESIGRRSAYLSLMFENPMVLSQLVKLCAASPWISEWIASRPLLLDELITPMDAFQPRQRGTMLAELAGLVSVADSDDLERQMEILREYVNRRVLQVAAADIGPGLPATEVGRQLTSIAEVMIEYSLALALQALEQRHGSPVCSYPDHNSRPGFAVIGYGKLGSVELGYGSDVDVVFLYDDCDGASQAETDGERCVANETFFARVGQRLIHILTTRMTGGILYEVDMRLRPSGSSGPLAAGLVAFERYQAEKAWTWEHQALVRARPVAGDRGVAGKFAEIRRRILCRQRDPDELASEVADMRNKMLASQKPHEPGLFDVKHDRGGIVDIEFMVQYWVLRWARTYPALIEHTDNIAILEALAAAGLLDSSQTGLLGEAYSYYLSVVYRLKLMQTGPYVDVASLGANPERVAAVWNSLFSATAD; translated from the coding sequence ATGCCTATAAGCCCACCCCGATCGAACCCGTTTTCCGACGATATTTCCGACCTGGTGCAGCAGTGGCAGGAGCTGGTCGATAATGGTCTGGAAATCGAACCGGGTGACTGGCAGGGATCGCTGGAACGGGTGTGGTCCTGTTCCGATTTTGCCGCACGCCTGTGTTTGCGTATCCCGCAACTGCTGGTTGATCTGCACACAAGCGGTGATCTTTATCGCCCGTATGATCTCCACGAGTTCAGGCAGTCCCTCAGCGGGCTCGCGAATTTTGACGGCACCGAGCCCGAGCTGAAGCGCGAGTTACGACTCCGGCGGCAGCGCGAGATGTTGCGCATTGCCTGGCGTGACCTGGCCGGCTGGACCGATTTGCAGGAAGTCATTACCACCACATCGGCGCTGGCTGACGGGTTAATAAGCGCGGCAACGACATGGGTGCAATCAGAACTGACGGGCAAGCATGGTCAGCCTCGTGAGCAGATGACCGGTGAACCCGCGCAATTCGTGGTCCTGGCCATGGGCAAGCTTGGCGGTGACGAGCTGAACTTCTCATCGGATATCGACCTGATTTTCTGCTATAGCGATGACGGTGAAACTGAACCGACCAATGATTCGCAAAGACAACTGAGCAATCATGAATATTTTGTCCGTCTTGGACAGCGATTGATCCAGTTGCTGGACGACGCCACGGCAGACGGCTTTGTTTTCCGTGTAGACATGCGCCTGCGGCCGAATGGCAAGTCAGGTCCATTGGCAATCTCTTTTGATGCAGCCGAGAATTACTACCAGTCCCACGGTCGTGAGTGGGAGCGCTATGCAATGATCAAGGCGCGTTCATGCCTGAACAACACCGCCGGTGAAGAATTGCTGGCGATACTCAAGCCTTTTGTTTATCGGCGCTACCTGGATTACGGTGCGCTGGAGGCGATTCGCTCGCTTAAAGCTGATATCAATGCCGAGCTCAAGCGCCGTAATCTTGAAAACAGCATCAAGCTGGGTGCCGGTGGTATTCGTGAAATCGAGTTCATCGCCCAGGCGTTCCAGCTGATTCGCGGAGGGCGTGAACCGATGTTGCAGCAACGGAGACTTCTGCCGGTCTTGCAGCGTCTTGGTACCGACAACGTATTGATACCCAATGCTGTCGAAGAACTGCAGCAGGCCTACGTGTTTCTGCGCAACAGCGAACATCGTCTGCAAATGTACCAGGACAAGCAGACCCACAGCCTTCCCGATGATGAAGCCGGGCAGCATCGCCTGGCCTATGCCATGGGATTCGACAGTTATGAAGACTACCTGAAACAACTGAACCTGCACCGGCGTCGCGTCCACGGACACTTCTCCCAGGTATTCACTGCCCCCCAGGAAGAAGAATCTGCCGATGACAGTCACGGCATGGCGGCGGTATGGATGAACAAGCTTGATGAGGCCCCGGCGATGGCGATGCTGGAGCAGCAGGGGTTCCATGAGGACCCGCAATCTGTTCTTCACATGGTCAATGGTTTTCGCAATGGCCACAGTTACCAGGCGTTTTCGGCTGCCGGGCGCAAGCGTGTTGATCGGCTGATGCCGTTGCTGCTCAATGCCGCAGCATTGGCGCCACATCCGGAAGTGACTTTCTCGCGCCTGATCCGGTTGCTGGAATCCATTGGCAGGCGCTCCGCCTACCTGTCGCTGATGTTTGAAAATCCCATGGTGCTGTCGCAACTGGTGAAGCTGTGCGCCGCCAGCCCCTGGATCAGTGAATGGATTGCATCACGCCCGTTGCTGCTTGATGAGTTGATTACGCCAATGGATGCGTTTCAACCCCGGCAGCGCGGCACCATGCTGGCAGAGCTGGCCGGGCTGGTATCCGTTGCTGACAGTGATGACCTGGAACGGCAAATGGAAATCCTGCGGGAGTATGTCAATCGACGCGTATTACAGGTGGCGGCTGCGGATATTGGCCCTGGTTTGCCGGCAACGGAAGTGGGTCGGCAATTAACGTCTATTGCCGAAGTCATGATCGAATACTCGTTGGCCCTGGCGTTGCAGGCGCTTGAACAGCGCCATGGAAGCCCGGTATGCAGTTACCCGGATCACAACAGCCGACCCGGGTTTGCCGTCATCGGATATGGCAAGCTGGGTTCGGTCGAGCTGGGTTACGGCTCTGACGTAGACGTTGTGTTTCTGTATGACGACTGTGATGGCGCCAGCCAGGCCGAAACGGACGGCGAACGCTGTGTCGCCAACGAAACCTTTTTTGCCCGGGTTGGTCAGCGGTTGATCCATATCCTGACTACGCGCATGACCGGTGGCATTCTTTACGAGGTGGATATGCGCCTTCGGCCATCGGGCTCGTCCGGCCCGCTGGCTGCGGGCCTTGTCGCTTTCGAGCGCTACCAGGCGGAAAAGGCCTGGACCTGGGAGCACCAGGCGCTGGTGCGGGCGCGGCCGGTTGCAGGGGATCGTGGCGTCGCCGGGAAGTTTGCCGAAATCCGGCGCCGGATCCTGTGTCGCCAGCGGGATCCGGATGAACTGGCGTCCGAAGTGGCCGACATGCGCAACAAAATGCTGGCTTCACAAAAACCGCACGAGCCCGGGTTGTTTGATGTCAAGCACGACCGCGGTGGTATCGTTGATATCGAATTTATGGTGCAATACTGGGTATTGCGCTGGGCGCGAACGTACCCGGCGCTGATTGAGCATACAGACAATATTGCCATCCTCGAGGCATTGGCTGCAGCCGGGTTGCTGGATTCTTCGCAGACCGGGTTGCTGGGTGAGGCCTACAGCTATTATCTCTCGGTCGTGTATCGGCTCAAGCTGATGCAAACCGGTCCCTATGTGGACGTGGCATCACTGGGTGCCAATCCGGAGCGGGTGGCAGCGGTCTGGAATTCGTTATTTTCGGCAACAGCAGACTAG
- the groL gene encoding chaperonin GroEL (60 kDa chaperone family; promotes refolding of misfolded polypeptides especially under stressful conditions; forms two stacked rings of heptamers to form a barrel-shaped 14mer; ends can be capped by GroES; misfolded proteins enter the barrel where they are refolded when GroES binds): MAAKEVKFGDSARSRMMAGVNVLANAVKVTLGPKGRNVVLDKAFGAPTVTKDGVSVAKEIELEDKYENMGAQMVKEVASKTSDVAGDGTTTATVLAQAILREGLKSVAAGMNPMDLKRGIDKAVTSAVAELAKLSRPCSDQKEIAQVGTISANSDSSIGDVIAEAMEKVGKEGVITVEEGSGLENELDVVEGMQFDRGYLSPYFVNNQDTMSADMESPFILIHDKKISNIRDLLPVLEGVAKTSRPLMIIAEDIEGEALATLVVNNIRGILKVCAVKAPGFGDRRKAMLQDIAILTGGQVISEEVGMSLETATLDQLGEAKRIQVTKENTTIIDGAGKADEIAGRVKQIRAQIEESSSDYDREKMQERVAKLAGGVAVIKVGAATEVEMKEKKARVEDALHATRAAVEEGVVPGGGTALVRALSNVGELKGDNHDQDVGIQIAMRAMQEPLRQIVANAGGEPSVVFQKVAEGKDAFGYNAATGEYGDMLAMGILDPTKVTRSALQHAASIAGLMITTEAMVAEVPQEKGGAPDMGGMGGMGGMGGMM; the protein is encoded by the coding sequence ATGGCTGCTAAAGAAGTGAAATTTGGCGATAGCGCTCGTAGCCGCATGATGGCAGGCGTTAATGTCCTGGCCAACGCGGTAAAAGTCACCCTGGGCCCCAAGGGCCGTAACGTGGTCCTGGACAAGGCATTTGGCGCCCCGACCGTCACCAAGGACGGCGTTTCTGTCGCCAAGGAAATCGAGCTGGAAGACAAGTACGAAAACATGGGTGCGCAGATGGTCAAGGAAGTGGCTTCCAAGACTTCTGATGTCGCCGGCGACGGCACCACCACGGCAACAGTTCTGGCCCAGGCGATCCTGCGTGAAGGTCTGAAGTCTGTAGCTGCCGGCATGAACCCGATGGATCTGAAACGTGGTATCGACAAGGCGGTTACTTCTGCAGTTGCTGAACTGGCCAAACTGTCTCGTCCCTGTTCAGACCAGAAGGAAATTGCCCAGGTAGGCACCATTTCCGCCAACTCTGACTCTTCCATCGGTGATGTTATTGCCGAAGCCATGGAAAAGGTCGGCAAGGAAGGTGTTATTACTGTTGAAGAAGGTTCCGGTCTTGAAAACGAGCTGGACGTTGTAGAAGGCATGCAGTTTGATCGTGGTTACCTGTCTCCGTACTTCGTCAACAACCAGGACACCATGTCAGCCGACATGGAAAGTCCTTTCATCCTGATTCACGACAAGAAGATTTCCAATATCCGCGACCTGTTGCCGGTACTGGAAGGCGTCGCCAAGACCAGCCGTCCGCTGATGATTATCGCCGAGGACATCGAAGGCGAAGCGCTGGCGACACTGGTAGTTAACAACATTCGCGGCATCCTGAAGGTTTGCGCGGTCAAGGCCCCGGGCTTTGGCGACCGTCGCAAGGCCATGTTGCAGGATATCGCTATCTTGACCGGTGGCCAGGTGATTTCCGAAGAAGTGGGCATGAGCCTGGAAACTGCGACCCTGGACCAGCTGGGCGAAGCCAAGCGCATCCAGGTGACAAAGGAAAACACCACCATCATTGATGGCGCCGGCAAGGCAGATGAAATTGCCGGACGTGTGAAGCAGATTCGCGCCCAGATCGAAGAATCTTCTTCAGACTACGACCGCGAAAAGATGCAGGAACGCGTGGCCAAGCTGGCCGGTGGTGTTGCTGTTATCAAGGTTGGTGCCGCTACTGAAGTGGAAATGAAAGAAAAGAAAGCGCGTGTTGAAGACGCGTTGCATGCAACCCGTGCCGCTGTTGAAGAAGGCGTGGTACCGGGTGGTGGTACTGCCCTGGTTCGCGCACTGTCCAATGTTGGCGAGCTGAAGGGTGACAACCACGACCAGGATGTTGGTATCCAGATCGCCATGCGCGCCATGCAGGAACCGCTGCGCCAGATCGTTGCCAATGCCGGGGGTGAGCCTTCGGTTGTGTTCCAGAAGGTTGCTGAAGGCAAGGACGCGTTTGGTTACAATGCCGCTACTGGCGAATACGGCGACATGCTGGCAATGGGTATTCTGGACCCTACCAAGGTAACCCGTTCAGCGTTGCAGCACGCAGCGTCTATCGCCGGCCTGATGATTACCACCGAAGCCATGGTTGCCGAGGTTCCGCAGGAAAAGGGCGGTGCTCCGGACATGGGCGGTATGGGTGGCATGGGCGGTATGGGTGGCATGATGTAA
- a CDS encoding MFS transporter: MRYSPEPETDRSLRHSVRDGVAHSVMLGGGEIYFSAFALFLKATTAQIGLLASLPPLLGSFAQILSAWLGHLTGKRKTIIVAGAGLQAFIWLPLVILPLYFTDHAATLLIAFVIIYYAAAGLAAPQWASLMGDLVPERRRGRFFGRRNLLASATSFAALVLAGLVLHHFDGDKQTLIGFLIIFTVAMLARSISVYHLTRMTDPGGHTAAMEIPVERSLWQRMWHSPFARFTMFFALMQAAVAVASPFFTLYMLRDLKFSYLEFMANTATSVMLQVITLNAWGRISDTFGNRAILRITGFTIPLLPALWLLSTNFWYLMLVQVLGGLMWAGFSLSAGNFFYDLVPSGKRATYLAVHNVIASIGIFVGASIGAWLGTTLPTSMSLGQWQGDWHSPLLGVFLISALLRLLVASVFLPHLKEVREVRPLSTSGLMFRIARYNALSGLVFDVMGRRRSSQKRQ; this comes from the coding sequence ATGCGTTACTCCCCGGAACCGGAAACCGATCGCTCCCTGCGTCATTCTGTGCGTGATGGTGTTGCGCATTCAGTCATGCTCGGTGGTGGTGAAATCTACTTTTCAGCATTTGCCCTGTTTTTAAAGGCGACCACGGCACAAATAGGCCTGCTGGCATCGTTACCGCCACTGCTTGGATCATTCGCCCAGATTTTGTCGGCCTGGCTGGGACATCTCACCGGAAAGCGCAAGACAATAATTGTTGCCGGTGCGGGTCTGCAGGCGTTTATCTGGCTGCCGCTGGTTATTCTGCCATTGTACTTTACAGACCACGCGGCAACGCTGCTGATCGCGTTTGTAATCATCTACTACGCAGCGGCGGGCCTGGCAGCACCACAATGGGCAAGCTTGATGGGAGACCTGGTACCGGAACGCCGACGCGGCCGGTTCTTTGGCCGGCGCAACCTGCTGGCAAGTGCCACGTCTTTCGCCGCCCTGGTGCTCGCCGGCCTGGTACTGCATCACTTCGACGGCGACAAGCAGACCCTTATCGGGTTCCTGATTATTTTCACTGTCGCCATGCTGGCCCGATCGATTTCCGTTTATCACCTGACGCGCATGACGGACCCTGGCGGACACACCGCTGCCATGGAGATACCGGTGGAACGCTCCTTGTGGCAACGCATGTGGCATTCTCCGTTTGCCCGGTTCACAATGTTCTTTGCCCTGATGCAGGCGGCTGTTGCCGTGGCCTCGCCGTTTTTTACGCTGTACATGCTGCGCGACCTGAAATTCAGCTACCTGGAGTTTATGGCCAATACCGCCACATCAGTCATGTTACAGGTCATTACGCTGAACGCCTGGGGACGCATAAGCGATACGTTTGGCAACCGCGCCATACTGCGCATAACCGGGTTTACCATCCCACTGCTGCCGGCACTCTGGCTGCTCTCAACCAATTTCTGGTACTTGATGCTGGTACAGGTTCTTGGCGGGCTGATGTGGGCCGGATTCTCGTTAAGTGCCGGAAACTTCTTCTATGACCTGGTGCCTTCCGGAAAGCGCGCCACCTATCTCGCCGTTCATAATGTTATCGCCAGTATCGGCATCTTTGTTGGCGCATCCATCGGGGCCTGGCTTGGCACCACCCTGCCCACTTCCATGTCACTTGGGCAATGGCAGGGTGACTGGCACAGCCCGCTGCTGGGAGTGTTTCTCATTTCGGCACTGCTACGCCTGCTTGTTGCTTCGGTGTTTTTGCCACACCTGAAGGAAGTGCGCGAAGTCCGGCCACTGTCCACCAGCGGCCTGATGTTTCGAATTGCCCGTTACAACGCCTTATCAGGACTGGTTTTTGATGTAATGGGCAGGCGCCGGTCCTCGCAAAAACGTCAATAG
- the groES gene encoding co-chaperone GroES codes for MKIRPLHDRVVVRRLENEKMSAGGIVIPDAAKEKPIQGEIIAVGNGKVLENGEVRALDVKVGDTVLFGKYSGTEVKLGNEEVLVMREEDIMGVVE; via the coding sequence ATGAAAATTCGTCCATTACACGACCGCGTCGTAGTGCGTCGTCTGGAGAATGAAAAAATGAGCGCTGGCGGAATCGTGATTCCTGATGCGGCCAAGGAAAAGCCGATCCAGGGCGAAATCATTGCTGTCGGTAACGGCAAGGTTCTGGAAAACGGCGAAGTACGCGCGCTGGACGTCAAGGTTGGCGACACCGTGCTGTTTGGCAAGTACTCCGGTACCGAGGTGAAACTGGGTAACGAGGAAGTGCTGGTCATGCGTGAAGAGGACATCATGGGCGTGGTGGAATAA
- a CDS encoding branched-chain amino acid transaminase gives MSMADRDGVIWYDGKMVPWRDATTHVLTHTLHYGMGVFEGERAYKTDKGTAIFRLQEHTERLFRSAHIMGMKIPYSKDEINQATLAAVRENKLETAYIRPMAFYGSEGMGLRADNLNVHVIIAAWSWGTYLGADGLEKGIRIRTSSFTRHHVNITMCKAKANGHYINSMLALQEAMRDGYDEALLLDVDGFVAEGSGENIFIVRNGVIYTPELTSALEGITRDTIITLAAEAGYQVREKRITRDEVYAADEAFFTGSAAEVTPIREYDNKIIGNGGRGAITEVLQTMYFDQVHGRRKEHAEWLAHI, from the coding sequence ATGTCCATGGCTGATCGTGATGGCGTGATCTGGTACGACGGTAAAATGGTGCCCTGGCGCGATGCGACGACGCACGTACTGACCCATACCCTGCATTATGGCATGGGTGTGTTTGAAGGTGAGCGCGCCTACAAGACCGACAAGGGTACGGCGATTTTCCGTTTGCAGGAACACACGGAACGGTTGTTCCGTTCTGCCCATATCATGGGCATGAAGATTCCGTACAGCAAGGACGAGATCAACCAGGCCACGCTCGCAGCCGTGCGCGAAAACAAGCTTGAAACCGCCTACATCCGGCCGATGGCATTTTATGGTTCCGAAGGTATGGGCCTGCGCGCCGACAACCTGAACGTGCACGTCATCATTGCTGCCTGGAGTTGGGGAACGTATCTTGGTGCTGATGGCCTGGAGAAAGGCATTCGTATCCGCACCTCATCGTTCACGCGCCATCACGTGAATATCACCATGTGCAAGGCCAAGGCCAACGGTCATTACATCAACTCCATGCTGGCACTGCAGGAAGCCATGCGTGACGGTTACGACGAAGCACTGTTGCTGGATGTCGATGGTTTTGTTGCCGAAGGCTCCGGTGAAAATATCTTTATCGTTCGTAACGGTGTGATCTACACGCCCGAGCTGACCTCGGCACTGGAAGGCATCACCCGTGACACCATCATCACGCTCGCCGCCGAAGCCGGTTACCAGGTTCGTGAAAAGCGCATTACCCGCGACGAAGTCTATGCCGCTGACGAAGCATTCTTCACCGGTTCTGCTGCCGAAGTTACGCCCATACGCGAATACGATAACAAGATTATTGGCAATGGTGGTCGTGGCGCCATAACCGAGGTGTTGCAGACCATGTATTTTGACCAGGTGCATGGTCGCCGCAAGGAACATGCCGAGTGGCTGGCACACATTTAA
- a CDS encoding zinc-finger domain-containing protein: protein MQAETKQANSEVRYEITLDDLPLHCPMPGMSTWNSHPRVFLPIEETGHARCPYCSAEYVLTDQATD from the coding sequence ATGCAAGCAGAAACAAAACAAGCCAACTCTGAAGTACGATATGAAATCACCCTCGATGACCTGCCATTGCATTGTCCGATGCCCGGCATGTCCACATGGAACTCGCACCCCAGGGTGTTTCTTCCTATTGAGGAAACCGGTCATGCGCGCTGCCCTTATTGCAGCGCAGAATACGTGCTGACCGATCAAGCTACTGATTAG